Proteins found in one Corynebacterium sanguinis genomic segment:
- a CDS encoding CopG family transcriptional regulator: protein MTLRLTTDEDHALVLLASAWGCSKQEAARRSVVTAAARLLDDAHVTALARTHSAAYAATEARIRQARGDETS from the coding sequence ATGACACTTAGACTCACCACAGACGAGGATCACGCGCTGGTTCTCCTCGCCTCCGCGTGGGGTTGCTCGAAGCAGGAGGCGGCGCGGCGGTCGGTGGTCACCGCCGCTGCGCGCTTGCTTGACGACGCCCACGTCACCGCCCTCGCACGCACCCATTCGGCGGCCTACGCCGCGACCGAGGCGCGAATCCGGCAGGCACGCGGCGATGAGACCTCTTAA
- a CDS encoding TetR family transcriptional regulator, which produces MRPLNPEQLLAIADEYCVVAGMRVRSFSALCAAAAVPGARVHGVPVFDSAPAAAEALRATISRLHPLTGSNDGFAEVAHRVYLDWVEQH; this is translated from the coding sequence ATGAGACCTCTTAACCCGGAGCAGCTCCTCGCCATTGCCGACGAGTACTGCGTGGTGGCGGGCATGCGCGTGCGGTCGTTTTCTGCCCTGTGCGCTGCGGCCGCGGTACCGGGCGCGCGGGTGCACGGGGTGCCGGTTTTTGATTCGGCACCCGCCGCCGCAGAGGCCCTTCGCGCCACGATCTCGCGCTTGCACCCCCTGACCGGGTCTAACGACGGCTTCGCCGAGGTTGCCCACCGGGTCTACTTGGACTGGGTGGAACAACACTAA
- a CDS encoding DUF6918 family protein, which translates to MSDLTKLLDDTTRPTVVNDLADLANRTIESQSGLTGIAIKSAVAGIKKANADAISKGVDRALPSIIESLTPYWNDYTPENSAGFGNYLASREEEITRDVLSLGDRFAQQGPAAAQKVYSSLRGKAGKIIAPALPEFGDIIERHAK; encoded by the coding sequence ATGAGCGACCTGACAAAACTCCTCGACGACACCACCCGACCGACCGTGGTCAACGACCTCGCCGACTTGGCCAACCGCACAATCGAATCCCAGTCTGGCCTGACCGGGATAGCGATTAAGTCCGCTGTTGCGGGCATCAAGAAGGCGAACGCCGATGCGATCTCCAAGGGCGTCGACCGCGCCCTGCCCTCCATCATCGAATCGCTCACCCCCTACTGGAACGACTACACCCCAGAGAACTCAGCCGGGTTTGGCAACTACCTCGCCTCGCGCGAAGAGGAGATCACCCGCGACGTTCTCTCTCTCGGCGACCGCTTCGCCCAGCAGGGCCCCGCGGCGGCGCAGAAGGTGTACTCCAGCCTGCGCGGCAAGGCCGGCAAGATCATCGCTCCCGCTCTGCCCGAGTTCGGCGATATCATCGAGCGCCACGCCAAGTAG
- a CDS encoding alpha/beta fold hydrolase, which yields MANNVDITLPDNSTSTVALYPAPNSGKPLVVIWPGFGMGARYYRPIAEWLAERGFPAAVGELRGQGTSTAVASRSQSWSYHTMATEDYPLTITAAKDSLGLPHDHPVIFLTHSMGGQIGTLFFANSVAQELNVLGLMGVGTGSPYFKTFNPATKRRLFIGAGFMAAVSRVLGYWPDGRLDIAGYGRQSGKHVGEWARLSRTNLVDHIDGNDYTSALLNVTAPVLYTRFNNDEDCTIASAEALAEHIPTAHPKVEELQGDLGHNRWAREPEIVGRRFIRFYEENFA from the coding sequence ATGGCAAACAACGTAGATATCACCCTTCCTGACAACTCGACGAGCACCGTTGCGCTGTACCCGGCGCCGAACAGCGGAAAGCCTCTCGTGGTTATCTGGCCAGGGTTCGGAATGGGCGCGCGTTACTACCGCCCCATCGCGGAGTGGCTGGCGGAGAGGGGTTTTCCCGCTGCTGTCGGTGAGCTTCGCGGGCAGGGAACAAGCACTGCGGTTGCGAGCCGGAGCCAATCGTGGAGCTACCACACCATGGCGACGGAGGATTACCCGCTGACAATCACGGCGGCAAAAGACAGCCTCGGCCTGCCCCACGACCACCCGGTGATTTTCTTGACCCACTCGATGGGTGGGCAGATTGGAACCCTGTTCTTCGCCAATAGTGTGGCACAGGAGCTCAACGTTTTAGGTCTGATGGGCGTGGGCACGGGCAGCCCGTACTTCAAAACCTTCAACCCGGCGACCAAGCGCCGCCTCTTTATTGGCGCGGGGTTCATGGCCGCGGTGTCGCGCGTGTTGGGGTACTGGCCGGACGGTCGGCTCGACATCGCCGGCTACGGGCGTCAGTCGGGCAAGCACGTGGGGGAGTGGGCGAGGCTGTCGCGCACCAACTTGGTCGACCACATCGACGGTAACGACTACACGAGCGCGCTGCTCAATGTCACCGCGCCGGTGCTCTACACCCGGTTCAATAACGACGAGGACTGCACCATTGCGTCTGCCGAGGCGTTGGCCGAGCACATCCCGACGGCTCACCCCAAGGTCGAGGAGCTTCAGGGCGACCTCGGGCACAATCGCTGGGCGCGCGAGCCCGAGATCGTGGGCCGGCGGTTCATCCGGTTCTACGAGGAGAACTTCGCCTAA
- the gyrB gene encoding DNA topoisomerase (ATP-hydrolyzing) subunit B — MATNEPHYDASSITILEGLEAVRKRPGMYIGSTGARGLHHLVWEVVDNSVDEAMAGYADRVDATLLADGGIQVIDNGRGIPVEMHPSGAPTVQVVMTQLHAGGKFDSESYAVSGGLHGVGISVVNALSTRVEADIKRDGKHWYQNFNGAVPDELEEGGNARGTGTTIRFWPDAEIFETVEFDYDTISRRLQEMAFLNKGLTITLKDERVTEEELELEAIVEEGDTAALVDGDSFDDTVVEESGSDEVAPAVQKKREKKVTYHYPNGLMDYVDYLNKSKTPIHPSVIGFEAKGTDHEAEVAMQWNNGFKESVHTFANTINTHEGGTHEEGFRAALTSIMNRYAREHKLLREKEPNLTGEDCREGLAAIVSVRVGDPQFEGQTKTKLGNTEIKGFVQRAVNEHLSDWFDANPAEAKVIINKAVSSSQARQAARKARDLVRRKSAGDMGGLPGKLADCRSKDPKASELFIVEGDSAGGSAKQGRDSMYQAILPLRGKILNVEKARMDRVLKNAEVQAIITALGTGIHDEFDISRLRYHKIVLMADADVDGQHIATLLLTLLFRFMPELIEQGHVYLANPPLYKLKWAKGEPGYAFSDRERDAQLAEGREAGRKINTDDGIQRYKGLGEMNPSELWETTLDPEHRILRRVDVEDAQHADELFSILMGDDVAARRSFITRKAKDVRFLDV; from the coding sequence GTGGCTACCAACGAACCGCACTATGATGCGTCATCGATCACCATTCTCGAGGGGCTTGAAGCTGTACGCAAGCGCCCCGGAATGTACATCGGCTCCACCGGCGCACGCGGCCTCCACCACCTTGTTTGGGAAGTGGTGGACAACTCCGTCGACGAGGCCATGGCAGGTTACGCTGACCGCGTCGACGCCACCTTGCTTGCCGACGGCGGCATCCAGGTCATCGACAACGGCCGCGGCATTCCGGTGGAGATGCACCCCTCCGGTGCGCCCACCGTCCAGGTCGTCATGACCCAGCTCCACGCCGGCGGCAAGTTCGACTCCGAGTCCTACGCCGTCTCCGGCGGCCTGCACGGCGTCGGCATCTCCGTGGTCAACGCGCTGTCCACCCGCGTCGAGGCCGACATCAAGCGCGACGGCAAGCACTGGTACCAAAACTTCAACGGTGCAGTCCCCGACGAGCTCGAGGAGGGCGGCAACGCCCGTGGCACCGGCACCACCATTCGCTTCTGGCCTGACGCTGAGATTTTCGAGACCGTCGAGTTCGATTACGACACCATCTCGCGTCGCCTGCAGGAAATGGCGTTTCTGAACAAGGGCCTGACGATCACGCTAAAGGACGAGCGTGTTACCGAGGAAGAGCTTGAGCTTGAGGCGATCGTCGAGGAAGGCGACACCGCAGCGCTTGTCGACGGCGATTCTTTTGACGACACCGTTGTCGAGGAATCCGGCAGCGACGAGGTCGCCCCGGCCGTGCAGAAGAAGCGCGAGAAGAAGGTCACCTACCACTACCCGAACGGGTTGATGGACTACGTCGACTACCTCAACAAGTCGAAGACCCCGATCCACCCCTCCGTGATCGGGTTCGAGGCCAAGGGCACTGACCACGAGGCGGAGGTGGCGATGCAGTGGAACAACGGCTTCAAGGAGTCCGTCCACACCTTCGCCAACACGATTAACACCCACGAGGGCGGCACGCACGAGGAGGGCTTCCGCGCCGCGCTGACCTCGATCATGAACCGCTACGCCCGCGAGCACAAGCTGCTGCGCGAGAAGGAACCGAACCTGACCGGCGAGGACTGCCGCGAGGGGTTGGCCGCGATCGTGTCCGTGCGCGTCGGCGACCCGCAGTTTGAGGGCCAGACCAAGACCAAGCTCGGCAACACCGAGATCAAGGGCTTCGTGCAGCGCGCCGTCAACGAGCACCTCTCCGACTGGTTCGACGCGAACCCGGCCGAGGCGAAGGTGATCATCAACAAGGCCGTGTCGTCTTCCCAGGCGCGCCAGGCCGCCCGCAAGGCTCGCGACCTCGTGCGCCGCAAGTCCGCCGGCGACATGGGCGGGCTGCCCGGCAAGCTCGCCGACTGCCGCTCGAAGGATCCGAAGGCTTCTGAGCTGTTCATCGTGGAGGGCGACTCCGCAGGCGGTTCCGCGAAGCAGGGCCGCGACTCGATGTACCAGGCAATCCTGCCGCTGCGCGGCAAGATCCTCAACGTGGAAAAGGCCCGCATGGACCGCGTGCTGAAAAACGCCGAGGTCCAGGCCATCATCACCGCGCTCGGCACCGGCATCCACGACGAGTTCGACATCTCGCGCCTGCGCTACCACAAGATCGTGCTCATGGCCGACGCCGACGTTGACGGCCAGCACATCGCCACCCTGCTGCTAACGCTGCTGTTCCGCTTCATGCCCGAGCTCATCGAGCAGGGCCACGTCTACCTGGCTAACCCGCCGTTGTACAAGCTGAAGTGGGCGAAGGGCGAGCCCGGGTACGCGTTCTCCGACCGCGAGCGCGACGCGCAGCTTGCCGAGGGCCGCGAGGCCGGCCGCAAGATCAACACCGATGACGGCATCCAGCGCTACAAGGGCCTGGGCGAGATGAACCCGAGCGAGCTGTGGGAAACCACGCTCGACCCGGAGCACCGCATCCTGCGGCGTGTCGACGTCGAGGACGCGCAGCACGCCGACGAGCTGTTTTCCATTCTCATGGGCGACGACGTCGCCGCGCGCCGGTCGTTTATCACCCGCAAGGCGAAAGACGTGCGCTTCCTCGATGTCTAA
- a CDS encoding DciA family protein: protein MADLVSSTFETLRATARQRGGSVPDLRRQGRSEVPRRARAVSLSDGVEGASIRVPGLKLDDAERKTWSGPGRPTGPDGRALPRGVPVKGFGSLVRTEIKKRAWTEKMAFGWVMGNWAGLVGEKIAQHTEVQMIKDGEVFISCDQTAWATELKYMQATVLSAIADKIGPGVITKLHVYPPKTKSWRKGPLHVKGRGPRDTYG from the coding sequence ATGGCTGACCTCGTGAGCTCCACCTTTGAAACCCTGCGCGCCACGGCTCGGCAGCGGGGCGGCAGTGTTCCTGACCTGCGGCGCCAGGGTCGGTCGGAGGTTCCGCGGCGGGCGCGCGCGGTGTCGTTGAGTGACGGCGTGGAGGGGGCGTCCATACGCGTGCCGGGCCTGAAACTGGACGACGCCGAGCGGAAAACCTGGTCAGGACCGGGAAGGCCCACCGGGCCGGACGGCCGGGCGCTGCCGCGCGGTGTACCGGTCAAGGGGTTCGGCTCGCTGGTTCGCACGGAGATCAAAAAGCGCGCCTGGACGGAGAAGATGGCGTTCGGCTGGGTGATGGGCAACTGGGCGGGCCTCGTCGGCGAGAAGATCGCCCAGCACACCGAAGTACAAATGATCAAAGATGGCGAGGTGTTCATCAGCTGCGACCAGACGGCCTGGGCGACGGAGCTGAAGTACATGCAGGCCACGGTGCTGTCTGCGATTGCGGACAAGATCGGGCCCGGGGTGATTACGAAGCTGCACGTCTACCCGCCGAAGACCAAAAGTTGGCGCAAGGGACCGCTGCACGTCAAGGGCCGCGGGCCGCGCGACACGTACGGGTAA
- the recF gene encoding DNA replication/repair protein RecF (All proteins in this family for which functions are known are DNA-binding proteins that assist the filamentation of RecA onto DNA for the initiation of recombination or recombinational repair.), producing the protein MYVRDLDLRDFRSWPELTLTLEPGATVFSGRNGHGKTNIVEALHYTSTLGSHRVSTDAPLIRSGCGDARVSVTTVNDDRELTTHLLIKVNGANQAQINRTRLKSAREVLGVLRTVMFSPEDLKLVAGEPAERRRFLDELAASRAPRLGGAKADYDKVLRQRNALLRSSSHELRRGYSDDTGASALATLDVWDLQLARLGAEVTAGRLELLDVLTPHIAESYAAVAPESRPASVSYSSTVDDAVRALSGEPSREPGVIEAAMLTELARRRREEIERATTLVGPHRDDMVLMLGDTPAKGYASHGETWSYALSLHLAEYALLASEGSHPVLILDDVFAELDALRRQRLVAVAQSAEQVLITAAVGDDLPGNLADAVSARYLVTMNDGVSTLEASNG; encoded by the coding sequence GTGTACGTACGCGATCTCGACCTGCGCGACTTTCGCTCCTGGCCTGAACTCACCCTCACCCTTGAGCCGGGGGCGACGGTGTTTTCTGGGCGCAACGGCCACGGCAAAACGAATATCGTCGAGGCGCTGCACTACACCAGCACGCTCGGCAGCCATCGGGTGTCAACGGACGCCCCGCTAATCCGCTCCGGGTGCGGGGATGCCCGCGTGTCCGTCACCACCGTCAACGACGACCGGGAGCTGACAACCCATCTGTTGATCAAGGTCAACGGAGCCAACCAGGCCCAAATCAACCGCACCAGGCTGAAATCGGCGCGAGAGGTGCTCGGTGTGTTGCGCACCGTGATGTTTTCGCCCGAAGACCTCAAGCTGGTAGCGGGCGAGCCTGCGGAGCGGCGCCGGTTCCTCGACGAGCTCGCGGCATCGCGCGCCCCGCGCCTCGGCGGGGCGAAGGCAGATTACGACAAGGTGCTGCGACAGCGCAACGCCTTGCTGCGCAGCTCCTCTCACGAGCTGCGCCGCGGCTACAGCGACGACACCGGCGCGAGCGCCCTGGCCACCCTGGACGTGTGGGATCTCCAGCTCGCGCGGCTCGGCGCGGAAGTCACCGCGGGCAGGCTTGAGCTTCTCGACGTCCTCACCCCGCACATCGCCGAGTCCTACGCGGCGGTCGCGCCCGAATCGCGCCCCGCATCCGTGTCCTATTCCTCTACCGTCGACGACGCGGTGCGCGCTCTTTCCGGCGAGCCCAGCCGCGAGCCGGGTGTTATCGAGGCCGCGATGCTCACCGAACTCGCGCGGCGGCGCAGGGAGGAAATCGAGCGCGCCACCACGCTTGTTGGCCCGCACCGCGACGACATGGTGCTCATGCTCGGGGACACCCCGGCCAAGGGTTACGCCAGCCACGGCGAGACCTGGTCCTACGCGCTTTCGCTGCACCTGGCCGAGTACGCGCTGCTCGCCTCCGAGGGCTCGCACCCCGTGCTTATCCTCGACGACGTGTTCGCCGAGCTGGATGCGCTTCGCCGCCAGCGCCTCGTCGCCGTGGCGCAAAGCGCCGAGCAGGTGTTGATCACTGCGGCGGTGGGTGACGATTTGCCCGGCAACCTCGCCGACGCGGTGTCGGCCCGCTACCTTGTCACCATGAATGACGGGGTCTCAACACTGGAGGCCAGCAATGGCTGA
- the dnaN gene encoding DNA polymerase III subunit beta — translation MDDNSMDATAGNASTNVSFRVHKEDLSDAVAWVARSLPTKNTQPVLRAVVITTDDSGLEFAGFDYEVSSRVRIGAEVSQPGRVAVAGKLMADIVANMPAKPMEVSTDGSKMLLQGGSARFELPLMPLDDYPQLPTLPEVTGRISPSAFVGAVTQVASAAGRDDTLPMLTGVHMEITGNAVQLTATDRFRLAIRRLQWEPASDDVEAKLLVPAKTLLDNARTLDTHVEEPVEIAVGAAGNVGGDGLFGLHSGNRETTTRMLDADFPNIQPLLPKTHTSMASVEIAPLVEAIRRVSLVADRNAQVRMHFRHGEVTLHASGADSGEASETVDAAFSGAEELLIAFNSGYLKDGLAVIGTNRVVFGFTEASRPAIMIPEPEELPEAEADGTFPTPSTDFTYLLMPVRLPG, via the coding sequence ATGGATGACAATTCGATGGACGCCACCGCTGGCAACGCCAGCACGAATGTGTCATTTCGCGTCCACAAGGAAGATCTCTCCGACGCCGTGGCCTGGGTCGCGCGCAGCTTGCCGACGAAGAACACGCAGCCGGTGCTGCGCGCCGTGGTGATCACCACCGACGATTCAGGATTGGAATTCGCCGGATTCGACTACGAAGTTTCCTCCCGCGTCCGCATCGGCGCCGAGGTGTCCCAGCCCGGACGCGTGGCTGTCGCGGGCAAGCTCATGGCTGACATTGTCGCCAACATGCCGGCCAAGCCGATGGAGGTCTCCACCGACGGCTCGAAGATGCTGCTCCAGGGCGGCTCCGCCCGCTTCGAGCTACCGCTGATGCCTCTCGACGACTACCCGCAGCTGCCGACGCTTCCCGAGGTCACAGGCCGGATCTCCCCGTCGGCATTTGTCGGGGCGGTCACCCAGGTGGCCTCGGCGGCCGGACGCGACGACACCCTGCCCATGCTCACCGGCGTGCACATGGAAATCACGGGCAACGCCGTGCAGCTCACGGCGACCGACCGCTTCCGCCTCGCTATTCGACGCCTCCAGTGGGAGCCCGCCTCCGACGATGTTGAAGCGAAGCTGCTGGTTCCGGCGAAAACCCTGTTGGACAACGCCCGCACCTTGGACACCCACGTTGAAGAACCCGTCGAGATCGCGGTCGGCGCCGCTGGCAACGTCGGAGGCGATGGCCTTTTCGGCCTGCACTCCGGCAACCGGGAAACCACAACCCGCATGCTCGATGCTGACTTCCCGAACATCCAGCCGCTGCTGCCGAAGACCCACACGTCGATGGCGAGCGTTGAAATCGCCCCGCTCGTCGAGGCGATCCGCCGCGTCAGCCTAGTCGCGGACCGCAACGCGCAGGTGCGCATGCACTTCCGCCACGGCGAGGTCACCCTGCATGCCTCCGGCGCGGACTCGGGCGAGGCGAGCGAAACTGTCGACGCCGCGTTCTCCGGCGCCGAGGAGCTGCTCATCGCATTTAACTCCGGCTACCTCAAGGACGGCCTGGCCGTGATCGGCACCAACCGGGTCGTCTTCGGATTTACCGAGGCCTCGCGCCCGGCGATCATGATCCCGGAGCCCGAGGAGCTTCCGGAGGCAGAGGCCGACGGTACGTTTCCGACCCCGTCGACGGACTTCACCTACCTGCTGATGCCCGTGCGCCTGCCGGGTTAG
- the dnaA gene encoding chromosomal replication initiator protein DnaA yields the protein MADQQLAALWSDIVSELLTLSERPNSNVPTLTHQQRAYLQLVTPVMHVDGYVILAAPHPTAKAVIENSLGTHITALLSRKLNTTCTLAVSIQQPAPAEVPSEQPRPLDDKPEQTSVPDWFSTSSRPPAFTEDSTQAAVGEQIPMGLDELARLHSQQQAEGKGASGGRRQASAHPTVPQRLPRETPAHNPDREASLNPKYTFENFVIGSSNRFANGAAVAVAENPARAYNPLFIWGGSGLGKTHLLHAAGNYAKLLQPNLRISYVSSEEFTNDYINSVRDDRQESFKRRYRNLDILMVDDIQFLEGKEGTQEEFFHTFNALHQQNKQIILSSDRPPRQLTTLEDRLRTRFEGGLITDVQPPDLETRIAILLKKAAADGTHVDHAVLELIASQFESSIRELEGALIRVSAYSSLINEPITLEVAQVALRDLLPNGGEVTISAAAIKDAAAEYFDITLDQLTGAGKTRQVAHARQLAMYLCRELTDLSLPKIGDEFGGKDHTTVMYADRKIRKEMTENRGTYDEIQVLTQMIKNQARTR from the coding sequence GTGGCAGACCAGCAACTCGCAGCGCTCTGGAGCGACATCGTCTCGGAGCTACTCACACTCTCCGAGCGCCCCAACTCGAACGTTCCCACGCTCACGCACCAGCAACGCGCCTACTTGCAACTGGTCACGCCCGTCATGCATGTCGACGGCTACGTCATCCTCGCCGCACCGCACCCCACCGCGAAAGCCGTGATAGAAAACTCCTTGGGCACCCACATCACCGCGCTGTTGTCCCGAAAGCTCAACACGACGTGCACCCTGGCCGTGTCCATCCAGCAGCCCGCGCCCGCGGAGGTCCCCAGCGAGCAGCCCCGCCCGCTCGATGACAAGCCGGAGCAGACGTCCGTGCCGGACTGGTTTTCAACCTCGAGCCGGCCACCCGCGTTTACCGAGGACTCCACCCAGGCGGCGGTCGGGGAGCAAATCCCCATGGGCCTCGACGAGCTAGCGCGTCTGCACTCCCAGCAGCAGGCGGAGGGCAAGGGCGCGTCAGGGGGGCGTCGACAAGCAAGCGCTCACCCCACGGTGCCGCAGCGACTCCCGCGAGAAACGCCCGCGCACAACCCGGACCGCGAGGCGAGCCTGAACCCGAAGTACACCTTCGAAAACTTCGTCATCGGCTCGTCGAACCGGTTTGCCAACGGCGCCGCGGTCGCGGTCGCGGAAAACCCCGCGCGCGCCTACAACCCGCTGTTCATCTGGGGCGGATCCGGGCTGGGCAAGACGCACCTGTTGCACGCCGCGGGAAACTACGCCAAGCTGCTGCAACCGAACCTGCGTATCAGCTACGTGTCGTCGGAGGAATTCACCAACGACTACATCAACTCGGTGCGCGACGACCGCCAGGAATCGTTTAAGCGCCGCTACCGGAACCTGGACATCCTGATGGTCGACGACATCCAGTTTTTGGAGGGCAAGGAAGGAACGCAGGAGGAGTTTTTCCACACGTTTAATGCCCTGCACCAGCAGAACAAGCAGATCATTTTGTCGTCCGATCGCCCGCCGCGGCAGCTGACCACGCTTGAGGACAGGCTGCGCACCCGCTTCGAGGGCGGGCTGATCACCGACGTGCAGCCGCCGGATCTAGAGACCCGAATTGCAATTTTGCTGAAGAAGGCCGCCGCCGACGGCACCCACGTCGACCACGCCGTGCTCGAGCTCATCGCCTCGCAATTCGAGTCCTCCATCCGCGAGCTCGAAGGCGCCCTGATCAGGGTTTCCGCCTACTCCTCGCTGATCAACGAGCCAATTACGCTCGAGGTCGCCCAGGTCGCGCTGCGCGACCTGCTGCCCAACGGCGGCGAAGTGACAATCAGCGCGGCGGCGATCAAAGACGCAGCCGCTGAGTACTTTGATATAACGCTGGACCAGCTCACCGGCGCCGGCAAGACCAGGCAGGTCGCGCACGCGCGCCAGCTCGCGATGTACCTCTGCCGGGAGCTGACCGATCTGTCCCTGCCCAAGATTGGCGACGAGTTCGGCGGCAAGGACCACACGACCGTGATGTACGCCGACCGCAAGATTCGCAAGGAAATGACTGAAAACCGCGGCACGTACGACGAGATCCAGGTGCTGACCCAAATGATCAAGAACCAGGCGCGCACGCGCTAA
- the rpmH gene encoding 50S ribosomal protein L34, producing MSKRTFQPNNRRRARKHGFRARMRTRAGRAIVSARRRKGRSNLTA from the coding sequence GTGTCTAAGCGGACTTTCCAGCCGAATAACCGCCGCCGCGCTCGTAAGCACGGCTTCCGCGCCCGCATGCGCACCCGCGCCGGCCGCGCCATCGTTTCCGCGCGCCGCCGCAAGGGCCGCTCCAACCTCACGGCGTAA
- the rnpA gene encoding ribonuclease P protein component produces the protein MLPKAHKLPSPAQFRRTMAARTRAGSRTLVVHVAARTELAFSGGPRFGLIVSKAVGNAVTRHSVSRKLRHVVAAGVDTLARDTDVVVRALPPAAAASSAELARDYEQALAAALKKLRAKGK, from the coding sequence GTGCTCCCGAAAGCGCACAAGCTGCCATCGCCGGCGCAGTTTCGCCGCACGATGGCAGCGCGCACCCGAGCAGGCTCGCGCACCCTGGTGGTGCACGTCGCAGCCCGAACCGAACTCGCCTTCTCCGGCGGGCCCCGGTTCGGGCTGATCGTGTCTAAGGCGGTAGGCAACGCTGTCACCCGCCACAGTGTCTCGCGTAAGTTGCGGCACGTGGTTGCGGCGGGCGTCGATACGCTCGCGCGCGATACCGACGTTGTCGTGCGCGCCCTGCCGCCCGCGGCGGCCGCGTCGAGCGCCGAGCTGGCCCGCGACTACGAGCAGGCGCTGGCGGCCGCGCTAAAGAAGCTTCGCGCCAAGGGGAAGTAA
- the yidD gene encoding membrane protein insertion efficiency factor YidD — MAYYNFLGGEIPQAPSAPAKALVKVVRLYQKYVSPLKMGGTCRFVPVCSAYALEAVSRHGAVKGSLMAGARVCKCGPWHPGGYDPVPGSVEPAEPATS; from the coding sequence GTGGCCTACTACAACTTCCTCGGCGGGGAGATTCCCCAGGCCCCGTCCGCGCCGGCCAAAGCGCTGGTGAAAGTGGTGCGCCTTTACCAAAAATACGTCTCGCCCCTTAAGATGGGGGGAACCTGCCGCTTCGTGCCTGTGTGCAGCGCTTACGCGCTGGAAGCAGTTTCCCGCCACGGGGCAGTGAAGGGAAGCCTGATGGCTGGCGCCCGCGTGTGCAAGTGCGGGCCGTGGCACCCAGGTGGATATGACCCCGTGCCGGGCAGCGTCGAGCCGGCCGAACCCGCGACAAGCTAG
- the yidC gene encoding membrane protein insertase YidC: MLNFVYWPISAVLWFWHKIFGFIFSPDSGIAWILSIIFLTFTIRVLLVKPMVNQMRSMRRMQEMQPKLQELRAKYKGDQQKMAQETQKLYKEMGTNPLASCIVPLVQMPVFIGLFHVLRSFNRTGTGPGQLGMSVEQNRNTANYIFSPEDVRSFLDADFFGVPLSAYMSMPADAFSAFTGLDFTRLDIIMVCMPLVIISAVFTHLNARLSIERQNERRLSGKVAAPVGEQAEMMQQQMQIMNKMMLWVFPIMILASGFLWHVGLLFYMLANNVWTFFQTRIVFDKMDKEEAIEEQAKRDAKRASAPQVAARKVDKRTKKQRKNES; the protein is encoded by the coding sequence GTGCTGAATTTCGTTTACTGGCCAATCTCAGCGGTGCTGTGGTTCTGGCACAAAATCTTCGGTTTTATCTTTTCGCCTGACTCCGGCATCGCCTGGATCCTGTCGATCATCTTCCTCACCTTCACCATCCGCGTGCTGCTGGTCAAGCCGATGGTCAACCAGATGCGCTCCATGCGTCGCATGCAAGAAATGCAGCCCAAGCTGCAGGAACTGCGCGCCAAGTATAAAGGCGACCAGCAGAAGATGGCGCAGGAGACCCAGAAGCTCTACAAGGAGATGGGCACCAACCCGCTGGCCTCCTGCATCGTCCCGCTCGTGCAGATGCCGGTGTTCATCGGCCTGTTCCACGTGCTGCGCTCCTTTAACCGAACGGGCACCGGCCCCGGCCAGCTCGGGATGAGCGTCGAGCAAAACCGCAACACGGCGAACTATATCTTTTCCCCGGAAGACGTCCGCTCTTTCCTCGACGCCGACTTCTTCGGTGTGCCGCTCTCGGCGTACATGTCTATGCCGGCCGACGCGTTCTCGGCGTTCACGGGCTTGGACTTCACCCGCCTCGACATCATCATGGTCTGTATGCCGCTGGTGATCATCTCGGCAGTGTTTACGCACCTCAACGCCCGGCTGTCCATTGAGCGCCAGAACGAGCGCCGGCTGTCCGGCAAGGTCGCCGCCCCCGTGGGTGAGCAGGCGGAGATGATGCAGCAGCAGATGCAGATCATGAACAAAATGATGCTCTGGGTCTTCCCGATCATGATCTTGGCCTCCGGCTTCCTCTGGCACGTGGGCCTTCTGTTCTACATGCTGGCCAACAACGTGTGGACCTTCTTCCAGACCCGCATCGTGTTCGACAAAATGGATAAGGAGGAGGCGATCGAGGAGCAGGCCAAGCGCGACGCCAAGCGCGCCTCCGCTCCCCAGGTTGCCGCCCGCAAGGTGGACAAGCGCACCAAGAAGCAGCGCAAGAACGAAAGCTAG